The window AACGCGCATTAGTGCGTGTTAATTTCGACGTGCCATTAGACGAAAAAGGAAAAATTGCCGATAATTTCAGGATTAAAGAAAGTTTGCCGACAATAGAATATTTAATCAAACAAAAAGCAAAAATTATTTTAATTTCCCATTTAGGGCGCCCCGCCTTATCGGTAGGCGGGTCCAATAAAAGGAAAAACAGTAAGCTGTCTTTGAAGTCAATTGCTGATGAATTAGGAAAACTATTAAAAAAGAAAGTTGGTTTTTCCGAAGATATTTTTGGCAAGGATATTGGACACAACAATATTTTGCTTTTGGAAAATATCAGATTTTGGGCTGATGAAGAAAAAAATTCCCTTGAGTTTGCCAAAAAATTAGCGAAATTAGGGGATGTTTTTATTAATGAAGCATTCGCTGTTTCACACCGCGAACATGCTTCGATTGTGGGCATTCCGAAGTTTTTACCTTCTGCACCAGGATTTTTATTTGAAAAAGAGATAGAAAAATTAGGTAAGATTATAAAAAATCCCAAAAAACCATTGGTGGCCATTATTGGCGGAGCGAAAATCGAAACGAAAATAAAAGTAATTAATAAATTCTTAAAAATTGCTGATAAGGTTTTGATTGGTGGGGCTCTAGCAAACACAATTTTTGCCAGTAAGGGTATTACCATGGGCGGATCATTAATTGATAAGAATTCTTTCAGAGAGGTCAAGAAAATAAACTTAAAGAGCCCAAAATTATTTTTACCCATTGATTTAAGAATTTGGGACGGCAAGAATGCGCTTTATCGGGATATCAAACCATTGCAATGGTTTGAAAAAGCATTGGATATCGGGCCAAAAACAATGCATCTGTTTTGCGATATAGTGATGAATGCAAAAATGGTTGTCTGGAACGGCCCATTGGGATTAACTGATAAGAAGCCATTTGATGAGGCATCTATGAGATTGATCAAGGCGATTAATAAAAGCAATGCTTATGCGATTGTTGGCGGCGGGGATACAATCGGATTCATAAATAAGATCGGCAAAGGAAAGGTTTTTGATTGGATGTCTACTGGCGGCGGAGCAATGCTGGATTATTTGGCAAATGATACCCTGCCGGGTATTGAAGCTCTTAGAAAATAGCTTTTTTAAATTATGCAAAAAATTTGGAAAATTAGTGAACCGGCGTCGAGTGAATTTCTGAAAAAATTTCCCGAATATCAAAAAATAACCCTGCAAATGCTTTGGGACAGAGGATTGAAAACTCAGAAAGAAATTGACGAGTTCTTCAATCCTGATTATGACCAGGATTTGCATGACCCCTTTTTACTAAAAGACGTAAAAAAGACGCTGGAAAGAATCGAGCAAGCAGCTAAAAGCCACGAGAAAG is drawn from Patescibacteria group bacterium and contains these coding sequences:
- a CDS encoding phosphoglycerate kinase → MSKIETLKKLDVKNKRALVRVNFDVPLDEKGKIADNFRIKESLPTIEYLIKQKAKIILISHLGRPALSVGGSNKRKNSKLSLKSIADELGKLLKKKVGFSEDIFGKDIGHNNILLLENIRFWADEEKNSLEFAKKLAKLGDVFINEAFAVSHREHASIVGIPKFLPSAPGFLFEKEIEKLGKIIKNPKKPLVAIIGGAKIETKIKVINKFLKIADKVLIGGALANTIFASKGITMGGSLIDKNSFREVKKINLKSPKLFLPIDLRIWDGKNALYRDIKPLQWFEKALDIGPKTMHLFCDIVMNAKMVVWNGPLGLTDKKPFDEASMRLIKAINKSNAYAIVGGGDTIGFINKIGKGKVFDWMSTGGGAMLDYLANDTLPGIEALRK